The DNA region AGCTATTTTCCACCAATAACGCGTCGACGCGCTGGAAGCCCCTTGGCAGCTTATTACCCCGTCTGCCCCGCTCACCCTTGTAATGTTCGAGATCCTCAGGTTTGAGCGAAAGCGTTCGTTTGCCCGCCTGAAGCACAAGCGTAGCGCCCTGCGCGATAACAGCCAGATCAGTTACATATTCTTCGCGACTGGCAACCCGCTCGCCCGGAATACCAATGATCTTGTTGCCCTTGCCTTTGCCCAATTGCGGCAGATCGCTTATCTTGAAGACCAGCAGGCGACCTTCGGTGGTCACCGCCGCCAGCCAGTTCTGCTCACGGTCAGGCACGGAGCGCGGCAGAATCACCTTGGCGCCAGCCGGCAAGCTCAGCAGCGCTTTACCCGCCTTGTTCTTGGCCTGCAAATCTTCGCCTTTGACCACGAAACCGTAACCGGCGTCAGACGCGATCACGTACAGCGCGTCGTCTTCCGGCATCAGTACGCACTCGAACGTCGCGCCCGGTGGCGGTTGCAGCTTGCCAGTCAACGGCTCGCCCTGCCCCCGTGCCGACGGCAAGGTGTGTGCAGGCACCGAGTAGCTGCGCCCGGTCGAGTCGATAAACACCGCAAACTGATTGGAACGGCCAATGGATGAGGTTTTGAAACCATCCCCCGCCTTGTAGGAAAGCCCCGTAGCGTCGATGTCATGACCTTTGGCGCAACGCACCCAGCCTTTTTCCGAGAGCACCACAGTGACCGGCTCGGTCGGCATCAGCTCGTTTTCAGACAGTGCCTTGGCCTCAGCCCTGGCGACGATAGGCGAACGGCGGTCGTCGCCGTAGGTTTCAGCGTCGGCGATCAGTTCGGCGCGAACCAGCTTGCGCAGCTTGGCCTCACTGCCCAACAAGGCTTGCAGTTTGGCTTGCTCCTTGCGCAAAGCATCCTGCTCGCTGCGCAGCTTCATCTCTTCCAGACGCGCCAACTGACGCAGACGGGTGTCGAGAATGTAATCGGCCTGGATTTCGCTCAGGTCAAAGCGCGCAATCAGCTCGGCCTTGGGATGCTCGGCGGTACGGATGATATGGATCACTTCATCCAGGTTCAGGTACGCCGTGAGCAAACCGTCCAACAGGTGCAGGCGATGCTCGACCTTGTCCAGACGGAATTGCAGACGACGACGCACCGTACCGATACGGAACGTCAGCCATTCGCTGAGCAGCGTCTTGAGGTTCTTGAGTTGCGGCTTGCCGTCCAGACCGATGATGTTGATGTTCACCCGGTAGCTGGATTCCAGCTCGGTGGTGGCGAACAGATGCTGCATCAGTTCATCCAGCTCAACCCGGTTGGAGCGCGGGATGATCACGATACGGCAAGGGTTTTCGTGGTCCGACTCGTCACGCAGGTCGGCAACCATCGGCAGCTTTTTGGCCTGCATCTGCGCGGCGATCTGCTCCAGCACCTTGGCACCGGACACCTGATGCGGCAGCGACGTGACGATAATGTCACCGTCCTCGATCCGGTAAACCGCCCGCATACGCACCGAACCACGACCGGTTTCGTAGATTTTCAGCAGGTCGGCGCGCGGGGTGATGATTTCCGCTTCGGTAGGATAATCCGGCCCGAGAATGTGCTCGCACAGCTCGGGGATCGTCGCCTTCGGGTCGTCCAGCAAACGCACGCAAGCGCTGGCGACTTCGCGCAGGTTGTGCGGCGGAACGTCAGTGGCCATGCCCACGGCAATGCCGGTGGTGCCATTGAGCAGAATATTCGGCAACCGCGCAGGCAAAACCGCCGGTTCGTCGAGTGTGCCGTCAAAGTTCGGCACCCAGTCTGCGGTGCCCTGGCCCAGCTCGCTGAGCAGCACTTCGGAATAGCGCGACAGACGCGCCTCGGTGTAACGCATGGCGGCGAAGGACTTGGGATCATCCGGCGCACCCCAGTTGCCCTGCCCGTCCACCAGCGTGTAGCGATAGCTGAACGGCTGAGCCATCAGCACCATGGCTTCATAGCAGGCCGAGTCGCCGTGCGGATGAAATTTGCCGAGCACGTCACCGACAGTACGCGCCGACTTCTTGTGCTTGGCGTCAGCGCCCAGGCCCAGCTCGCTCATCGCATAGATGATGCGCCGCTGTACCGGCTTCAGGCCGTCGCCGATGTGCGGCAAGGCACGGTCCATGATCACGTACATGGAGTAGTTGAGGTAGGCCTGTTCGGTGAAGTCCGCCAGTGATCGGCGTTCTACGCCATCCAGGCTGAGGTCAAGGGAGTCGCTCATGCGGGCCTCATTATTTCGTTGACTGGCGCAGCAGCAAGTTGCCGCCGCGCTGTGTGAATTCGAGTTGTTTCATTGCGCTCATGCCGAGCAGCACCTGTTCGCCTTCCAGACCAGGTGCTACCAGCGCACGCACGTTGCTTAAAACAATATCGCCCAGCTGCAGGCGGTCCAGCGTGGTACGAAAGCCCTGGCTATTGCCGTTGGCGGTGCTGACCGTGACCGGCAGGCCGCGCTTCAGGCCAAGGCTGTCGGCCATCTCACCGGGAATGGCGACGTCGGTCGCCCCGGTGTCGATCATGAGTTCCACCGTCCGGCCATTGATCTGACCGGTACTGACAAAGTGCCCCTGACGATTGCCTGCCAGTTGCACTTCTATATAGCCGTCACCGTGTTGCGAGGTGACTACTGCGTTAGGGTTCTGCTGCTTGTCTTCCCAACTGCCGAAAAAGCGCGTCGCCAGAAACAGACCGGCCGCCCAGGCCACGAGCATCAGTACCTTGCCAGCGCGCCTGCCGGGCTGCGGCTGATGTGCTGGCTGACTCACTGACCCTCGCTCCAGCCCGCTTTCGGCGCAGCAAAACGCCAGACAATCGGGCGTTTTTCACCGTCGGCACGCGCACCGAAGTTATTGTCGATGCCAATCCAGGCACCGCTCTCATCCACCACCAGCGCTTCCGTCAGGCCATAAGGTTGATCGTAACGGCGCGAAGGCAGCATGGCCTCTTTGGCGAACGACCAGCAACGTTCAACCTGCCCGGTCTGCAGGTCACGCCGACAGATGCGATACACCGCACGTTCCAGCGTGAACAGCTTGCCGTTGTACAGCGACAGATCAGAAAAATCCGTGGACACCTTTTTGCTGCCCTGCTCTGCCGGCAACGTGTCCAGACCGGATTCAGACAGCAGCACACAGCTTTGCCCGCAGTTCCAGCGATTCTGGTCACGCCTGACCACCAGCAAGCCGCGTTTCTCGCGCTCGGCAGCCAGCCAGATGCGGTCACCTGCGGCATTCACGGCGATGCCTTCGAAAATCGCGTTGAAGTGTTGCAACATGCCTTGCGCACGCGCCTGCTCGATCAGCTCTTTAGGCAGCGGCAACCACGAAGGCGGGCCACTGACCGGAACCTTGAGAACCGTGCCGTAGGCTTCGCTGATCAGGTAGCGATTACCGGCAGCGTCACAACTGACACCTTCGAAATCCAGGTTGCCACCACGCACCACCGCTGACAGGCCCGCCATCGAGCGCAGATTCAGCGGCAGGTCACTCTGCGGTGCCGGAGCCTCGATGGCGTGTGGCTCGGCCTTCCAGGTGTTTTCCGACACATCAAGACTGTAAAGCAGGTTGTCGTCGCGGTCGGAAACCGTCCATAGCCGACCATTGCACATGGCCAGCCCGGACAGATTGCCGCCGACCATGCCCTCCACCGGATGCTCGGATTGCAGCTTCAGGCCCTCGATCGGCGCGGCGAAAACCGCCACGCCTGTAGACGCCAGAACAGTAAAGACCAGCGTTGCGAGCCAGGCTCGCATCAAGTCAGAACCTCGGCGAGGTTGCCCTTCGACTCAAGCCAGGATTTGCGATCACCGGCGCGCTTCTTGGCCAGCAGCATGTCCATCATTTCCGCAGTGGCTGCGTAATCATCCAGGGTGAGCTGCACCAGACGCCGGGTGTTCGGGTCCATGGTGGTCTCGCGCAGTTGCGGCGGGTTCATTTCACCCAGGCCCTTGAATCGGGTGACCTGCGGCTTGCCACGTTTCTTTTCCGCCACCAGCCGGTCAAGAATTCCGTCGCGCTCGCTTTCATCGAGCGCGTAGTAGATTTCCTTGCCTAGGTCGATGCGGTACAACGGCGGCATGGCGACGTACACATGGCCAGCATCCACCAGCGGGCGGAAGTGCTGGACGAACAGCGCGCACAGCAAGGTGGCGATGTGCAGACCGTCCGAGTCGGCGTCGGCGAGGATGCAGATTTTGCCGTAGCGCAACTGGCTGATATCGGCCGCGCCCGGATCGACCCCAATGGCAACGGCAATGTTATGCACTTCCTGACTGGCAAGCACTTCGCCGCCGTCCACTTCCCAGGTGTTTAGAATCTTGCCGCGCAGCGGCAGGATGGCCTGGAATTCCTTGTCACGCGCCTGCTTGGCCGAACCACCGGCAGAATCACCTTCGACCAGAAACAGCTCGGAACGCGCCGGGTCCTGACCCGCACAATCAGCCAGCTTGCCTGGCAACGCCGGCCCTTGGGTAATGCGCTTGCGTTCGACCTTCTTGCTGGCCTTCAGGCGACGACCGGCGTTGTTGATCGCCAGATCAGCCAGTTGCAGGCCCAGTTCGGAATGGGTGTTGAGCCACAGGCTGAACGCGTCCTTGACCACTCCCGAGACAAACGCCGCCGCTTCACGGGACGACAGACGCTCTTTGGTCTGCCCCGAGAACTGCGGTTCCTGCATTTTCATCGACAGGACGAAGGCGATGCGTTCCCAGACGTCTTCCGGCGCAAGCTTCACTCCACGCGGCAGCAGATTGCGGAACTCGCAGAACTCGCGCATCGCATCCAGCAAGCCTTGGCGCAAGCCATTGACGTGGGTGCCGCCCTGCGCAGTCGGGATCAGGTTGACGTAGCTTTCCTGCACACTGTCGCCCCCTTCGGGCAGCCACAGCAATGCCCAGTCGACCGCTTCCTTGTTACCGGCAAAACTGCCGCAGAACGGTTCGTCCGGCAGACGCAGAAAGTCGCTCACCGAGTCCTGCAGGTAAGAGCGCAGGCCGTCTTCGTAATGCCACTCGACTTTCTCGCCCGAGGCTTTGTCTTCAAAGCTGACCAGCAGGCCGGGGCACAGCACGGCCTTGGCCTTGAGCACGTGCTTGAGACGGCTGACCGAGAACTTGGGGGTATCGAAATACTTTGGATCGGGCGCGAAATACACGCTGGTGCCGGTGTTGCGTTTGCCGACGGTGCCAATGATGGCCAGCTCGGTGGCCTTATAGCCATCGGCGAAGGTCATCTCGTATTCGTTGCCGTCACGCTTGACCCGCACCCGGACCTGGGTGGACAGCGCGTTGACCACGGAAATGCCCACGCCGTGCAGGCCGCCGGAGAATTGGTAGTTCTTGTTGGAAAACTTGCCGCCCGCGTGCAGCTTGGTGAGGATCAGCTCGACACCGGACACCCCCTCTTCCGGGTGAATGTCCACCGGCATGCCACGACCGTCGTCGGACACTTCCAGAGAGTTGTCGGCGTGCAGGATGACCTGAACCGAACGCGCATGACCGGCCAGGGCTTCGTCGACGCTGTTGTCGATGACTTCCTGGGCCAGGTGATTGGGCCGCGAGGTGTCGGTGTACATGCCCGGACGTTTGCGAACCGGATCGAGGCCCGAGAGGACTTCGATGGCGTCTGCGTTATAAGAGCTAGCGCTGGGATTGGCCATGGGTTCTCGTTATCAATCTTTCATGGAATTTCGGGATTCAATGTTCTTGCATTCATGTGACCGGGCATCGATCACTTGATCGTTTGCAGCAGGCCGGGTGCAAAACCGGCAAAACCCAACAGCGCAGGCAAGCGCTCGGCAAAACCCTGAAAGCTATGGTCGCCGCCCGCCTGGATGCGCAAGGCACAGGCCCGGTAAAACGTCTCGGCGCGCCGGTAATCGAGCGTTTCGTCTCCGGTCTGCAACCACACCTGAAACTGCTGCGGGTCTTGCGGAGCGGGTACTTCCAGCTCGGCCAGTGCGCGAATGTGGTCTTCGGTCAGTTGCCATTGCTCGCCGGTATACAGATTCTGCTGCATGCCGAGAAACCCGTCGAACAGTTGATGCGGATTGACCGCCGGGTTGATCAGCACAGCCTTGAGACCGTGGCGCTGCGCCAAATGAGTCGCATAGTAGCCGCCGAGGGAGCTGCCGACCAGTAATGGCCGCCCCAGCTCGACAATGGCGGACTCAAGCTGAAGCATGGCCTGACGCGGATGGTGATGCAGCTCAGGAACCTGTAGCCGGTCGGCCAGCACCAACGAGGTCATCAGCGCAATCAGTTGACGGGCCTTTACTGACTGGGCCGAACTGTTCAGGCCATGGATATACAGCAATGCAGGTGTGTCGCTGATCACGCTGTCGCTCCCGAGTGCGGTGCAAAGCCGTGCAGTTTACAGGGACTCAGGCTACAACACCTCACCGCAAACGTGTCGAACGGCTCATTTAATAGCCAGTGCCACTCTCGTCGACCTCAAACAGCATACCGGTGACCCTGGATACCCCGGTTTCCAGCCCTCCATCGTCGTGCAGCCGCAACCAGCGATAGCCCGGCGCCGAGGTGTCTACCTTGAAATCCGCGCTGCCCGGTGCGAACTGAATGCAGGTCGACGGCGACGCCAGCAGGCGCACGCCATTACGCATCTGGTCATACTCCTGATGCACATGCCCCCACAGCACAGCCTTGACCTGCGCAAATCGATCCAGCGCCGCAAACAATGCATCGGCATTGCGCAGACCGATGGGCGCCATCCATTCGCAGCCAATGGCCACCGGATGATGGTGCAGACAGACCAGATGATGGCGGTCAGGCGCTTCACTCAACGATTGTTCCAGCAACTGCAATTGCTGCGCGGCCAGAAAACCCGGCACCGAGCCGGGCACCGCCGAATCGAGCAGCGTGACGCGCCACTGGCCAACATCGACAATCGGGTCCAGCAGCCCGAGACGCTGCGCGACATACTCCATTTGCGGCAATTCGTCGTGATTACCGGCAAACCAGCGCACTGGCGCATGAATCCGCGCACTCGTCCGGCGAAACGCCTCATACGACTCGACGCTGCCATCCTGGGAAATATCCCCGCTGGCCACCACCAGATCCACCTGCGGCTGCTCGGCCAGCACCCGATCAACGACTTTTTCCAGACTGGCGCGGGTGCTCATGCCCAGCAATGCCCCGTCCGCCTCGGCGAACAGGTGGCTGTCGGATAACTGCACCAGCAAAACTGACGATGAAGGGGCTGCGCTCGGCAAGGGTGTCTCCCAGGGAGGATTCAGCGCGATTATGTGATGTGGCAACGAGCGGGTAAACCGGGAATGTGGTCGCGGGTGAGCATTTGGTCACATTTGCTGATTCGCTCGACGCTTGAGCGCAATGGAAGCAATAAGACCCGCCAGCACCATCCCCGCCAGTCCTGCACTCAGCAGATAGCTTAGAGCGTATTCATAAGGCATGCCGGGCCAGATATAGCCTGCCAGCAAAAGCACTGAAACAATGCCGAGAATCATTCCTCCCAACCCGGCCAGATGAACGGTCCACGGCATAACCCTCAGAGACAAAACACCGATCACCGCGCCGATCATGGCCGCATACAGGGAATGTTCCCAACGCAGAGCGCTGCCCAGCAAGGTGATCAAGCCGAGATAGAGGAAAAGACCGAACGTAATGCCCGAGATGCACGCTAACGGACGCCAGTCAGTCATTTACCGCCACCTTGCGGAGCAGGAAACAATCCGACAGACATTCAGTGGGGATGCTTAAGTGGCTCATTCGTCATACCTGCAAATCAATTCAGGCCGAATGTAAGGCATGCAGCGGCAAATCCAAGGTGCTGCGACATTTTCAGAAACGACCTACACGATCGAAGCTTACTCACTGTCAGCTGATACGACTTTTCACCAAGCAGCGGGAGAAAAACTCAGAGCGAAGCGACGAAGGCGTCGCGAGATAACAACTGAAAAAAGGGGGAGTTAACGCACCGCTTCAAACTCATGCCCACACGCCAGGCAGTGGCTCAGCCATTCGCCCAGGAACAGGTTGAGCTGGGCTTTTTCGTCTGGCTGGTGCATTTCGGCGTTGGGGTAGGGATAGATACCGCGAAAGCGCCGTGCATGTTCGGCACCGATGACTTCAGCCATGCGCGCATCGTGATAGACCTGCACTTCAAGCACGGGCACCGGCAGCCACGGCAGGCTGTGTTCCTGGCGGACTTGCAGGGTGGTGGTGTACGGGCAGTCGAGCAGCACTTCGACGGCCAGGACGCCCAGCATCTGGTCGCCCTGGGTGACGGCGACGCGGCGCGAGCGCTGTTCGTTGCGCATGTCGGGCAACAGGCGCATCAGGCGCGCGTAGTTGGCCTCACACGCAGCCTGTAGCCCGGCAAGATCGACACGGTAGCGTTCGCGCAATAGATTCACGACCATAACCCCCTTATTTCAGCGCGGTTCAACGCCAGCCATTGCAAGGCAATGATGGTTGAAGCGTTCTTGATTCTTCCGTCTTTCATCGCCTGTATCGCGTCGTCGAAGGACCAGACCGTCACGCGGATGTCTTCGCCTTCCGCCTCAAGGCCATGTAATCCACCGGCCCCTTCACTGCTGCAGCGCCCCATGTACAGGTGAACGAACTCGTCACTGCCGCCCGGCGAAGGAAAATATTTGGTGATCGGCCACAGCGCGTCGAACACCAGTCCAGCTTCCTCTTCTGCCTCGCGATGAGCAACTTCTTCCGGCAGCTCGTCCTTGTCGATAAGACCGGCGACCAGTTCGATCAACCATGGGTTGTCGGTCTTCTTCATGGCACCGACGCGGAACTGCTCGATCAGCACCACTTCATCGCGTTTGGCGTCATAAGGAAGCACGCAGACGGCATCGTGACGAACGAACAGTTCGCGACTGATTTCCTTGCTCATGCCACCTGCGAACAGCTCATGGCGCACATGCAGCTTGTCCAGCTTATAGAAGCCCTTGAAGCAGTTTTCACGGCTGATGGTTTCAAACGCTGTAGGTGCAGTTCGTGTGTTCTGGGTCATGGAATTCTCGCTTGCCGCCATTTTGGACATCGGTCCATCCTAACGCGCATCGACGGTCGGATGCAGCCCCCTTGAACACGCAGGGTAGACGGCCGCAACATAAAACAATTCTAATCTGCCATCTAGCGAACCGAAGTCGTTGTTTACAGTCCAACCAGCCTGCACACGCACAACGCAACCGCCTTTTTTGACACTGCCAAGGATCAACATGTCGTTATTGAGGATCACTTCACTGGCTTGCCTGGCCCTGTTGCTCGGCGCCTGCCAAAGCCTCTTCACGCCCAACATGCGCACACCGCTGCAAGTCCAGCGCGATGCCTCCGAGCTGATCAAGCCGGGCTGCACCAGCGCTGACTGCCCGTTGGTGAACGTCGATACCGTGCATTTCCCCGATGAGCCGCGCCTGGACGCCATCGTCCAGAAGACCCTGCTGCAATTGACGGTCGGTGAAACCAGCGCGTCGGCACCGCCATCCGTCAAAGCCTATCAGGAGCAGTTCCTGAGCCAGGCCCAGGGCCGCAACGCCAGTTACCTGCAAGCCAAGGTACGCGAACAGCATGACGGTATCGTGGTTGTCGAGCTGTCCAGTTATCTGGATAACGGTGGCGCTCACGGCAATCCCGGCCGTGCGTTCATCAACTATTCGCGTCAGCAGCAGAAAGTCCTGACCCTGGCCGACATGATCATTCCGGGCAAGGAAAGCGAGTTCTGGCAGAAAGCCCAACTGGCTCACCAGAGCTGGCTGGTCTCGGCCAAGCTGAACGAAGACAGCGAATTCATCAAGACCTGGCCTTTCAAGCGCACACCGCATATCGCCCTGACTTACGGTGCCGTGATTCTCAAGTATCCGGTGGAAACCATCGCGCCTTACGCGATGGGCCATATCGAGCTGAAGATTCCTTATCCGCAGCTCAATGGCATCCTCAAGTCGGAACTGTTCCCCGGTCGCGGTTGATCGCTCCGTCGATGAACAGCTGCAACACGCCAGCGACGATAAGCGCTGGCAGTGTTGCGCCCACCTCGGGATAGAGATTGGCCAGCAGGTGATAGGTGCTGATGCCACCCAGCCACGCCAGCAGACTCATCCAGCGAAAACCGCCCTCCGCGACCAGACCACTGCGCCGACGCAGAATGAAATGGTCGACCAGCACCACGCCGAACAGCGGCGCAAACACCGAGCCGATCAGCAGCAAGAAGTTCTGGTACTGCGCCAATGGTGCGAGACAGGCGATCAAGGTGCAGATCACGCCAATCATCAACGCCAGATGCTCAACCTTGATGCGCGTCAACAGCGCGCTGGAAACCGCCGCCGAGTGGATATCCGCGAACGCGTTCTCGGTTTCATCCAGCAGGATCAGCAACAGCGGAATGCCTAGGCC from Pseudomonas syringae includes:
- a CDS encoding NUDIX domain-containing protein; translated protein: MTQNTRTAPTAFETISRENCFKGFYKLDKLHVRHELFAGGMSKEISRELFVRHDAVCVLPYDAKRDEVVLIEQFRVGAMKKTDNPWLIELVAGLIDKDELPEEVAHREAEEEAGLVFDALWPITKYFPSPGGSDEFVHLYMGRCSSEGAGGLHGLEAEGEDIRVTVWSFDDAIQAMKDGRIKNASTIIALQWLALNRAEIRGLWS
- the cpdA gene encoding 3',5'-cyclic-AMP phosphodiesterase is translated as MPSAAPSSSVLLVQLSDSHLFAEADGALLGMSTRASLEKVVDRVLAEQPQVDLVVASGDISQDGSVESYEAFRRTSARIHAPVRWFAGNHDELPQMEYVAQRLGLLDPIVDVGQWRVTLLDSAVPGSVPGFLAAQQLQLLEQSLSEAPDRHHLVCLHHHPVAIGCEWMAPIGLRNADALFAALDRFAQVKAVLWGHVHQEYDQMRNGVRLLASPSTCIQFAPGSADFKVDTSAPGYRWLRLHDDGGLETGVSRVTGMLFEVDESGTGY
- the parE gene encoding DNA topoisomerase IV subunit B — translated: MANPSASSYNADAIEVLSGLDPVRKRPGMYTDTSRPNHLAQEVIDNSVDEALAGHARSVQVILHADNSLEVSDDGRGMPVDIHPEEGVSGVELILTKLHAGGKFSNKNYQFSGGLHGVGISVVNALSTQVRVRVKRDGNEYEMTFADGYKATELAIIGTVGKRNTGTSVYFAPDPKYFDTPKFSVSRLKHVLKAKAVLCPGLLVSFEDKASGEKVEWHYEDGLRSYLQDSVSDFLRLPDEPFCGSFAGNKEAVDWALLWLPEGGDSVQESYVNLIPTAQGGTHVNGLRQGLLDAMREFCEFRNLLPRGVKLAPEDVWERIAFVLSMKMQEPQFSGQTKERLSSREAAAFVSGVVKDAFSLWLNTHSELGLQLADLAINNAGRRLKASKKVERKRITQGPALPGKLADCAGQDPARSELFLVEGDSAGGSAKQARDKEFQAILPLRGKILNTWEVDGGEVLASQEVHNIAVAIGVDPGAADISQLRYGKICILADADSDGLHIATLLCALFVQHFRPLVDAGHVYVAMPPLYRIDLGKEIYYALDESERDGILDRLVAEKKRGKPQVTRFKGLGEMNPPQLRETTMDPNTRRLVQLTLDDYAATAEMMDMLLAKKRAGDRKSWLESKGNLAEVLT
- a CDS encoding esterase-like activity of phytase family protein, translating into MRAWLATLVFTVLASTGVAVFAAPIEGLKLQSEHPVEGMVGGNLSGLAMCNGRLWTVSDRDDNLLYSLDVSENTWKAEPHAIEAPAPQSDLPLNLRSMAGLSAVVRGGNLDFEGVSCDAAGNRYLISEAYGTVLKVPVSGPPSWLPLPKELIEQARAQGMLQHFNAIFEGIAVNAAGDRIWLAAEREKRGLLVVRRDQNRWNCGQSCVLLSESGLDTLPAEQGSKKVSTDFSDLSLYNGKLFTLERAVYRICRRDLQTGQVERCWSFAKEAMLPSRRYDQPYGLTEALVVDESGAWIGIDNNFGARADGEKRPIVWRFAAPKAGWSEGQ
- a CDS encoding RsiV family protein, producing the protein MSLLRITSLACLALLLGACQSLFTPNMRTPLQVQRDASELIKPGCTSADCPLVNVDTVHFPDEPRLDAIVQKTLLQLTVGETSASAPPSVKAYQEQFLSQAQGRNASYLQAKVREQHDGIVVVELSSYLDNGGAHGNPGRAFINYSRQQQKVLTLADMIIPGKESEFWQKAQLAHQSWLVSAKLNEDSEFIKTWPFKRTPHIALTYGAVILKYPVETIAPYAMGHIELKIPYPQLNGILKSELFPGRG
- the parC gene encoding DNA topoisomerase IV subunit A; its protein translation is MSDSLDLSLDGVERRSLADFTEQAYLNYSMYVIMDRALPHIGDGLKPVQRRIIYAMSELGLGADAKHKKSARTVGDVLGKFHPHGDSACYEAMVLMAQPFSYRYTLVDGQGNWGAPDDPKSFAAMRYTEARLSRYSEVLLSELGQGTADWVPNFDGTLDEPAVLPARLPNILLNGTTGIAVGMATDVPPHNLREVASACVRLLDDPKATIPELCEHILGPDYPTEAEIITPRADLLKIYETGRGSVRMRAVYRIEDGDIIVTSLPHQVSGAKVLEQIAAQMQAKKLPMVADLRDESDHENPCRIVIIPRSNRVELDELMQHLFATTELESSYRVNINIIGLDGKPQLKNLKTLLSEWLTFRIGTVRRRLQFRLDKVEHRLHLLDGLLTAYLNLDEVIHIIRTAEHPKAELIARFDLSEIQADYILDTRLRQLARLEEMKLRSEQDALRKEQAKLQALLGSEAKLRKLVRAELIADAETYGDDRRSPIVARAEAKALSENELMPTEPVTVVLSEKGWVRCAKGHDIDATGLSYKAGDGFKTSSIGRSNQFAVFIDSTGRSYSVPAHTLPSARGQGEPLTGKLQPPPGATFECVLMPEDDALYVIASDAGYGFVVKGEDLQAKNKAGKALLSLPAGAKVILPRSVPDREQNWLAAVTTEGRLLVFKISDLPQLGKGKGNKIIGIPGERVASREEYVTDLAVIAQGATLVLQAGKRTLSLKPEDLEHYKGERGRRGNKLPRGFQRVDALLVENS
- a CDS encoding DUF1249 domain-containing protein; this encodes MVVNLLRERYRVDLAGLQAACEANYARLMRLLPDMRNEQRSRRVAVTQGDQMLGVLAVEVLLDCPYTTTLQVRQEHSLPWLPVPVLEVQVYHDARMAEVIGAEHARRFRGIYPYPNAEMHQPDEKAQLNLFLGEWLSHCLACGHEFEAVR
- a CDS encoding YqiA/YcfP family alpha/beta fold hydrolase, whose amino-acid sequence is MISDTPALLYIHGLNSSAQSVKARQLIALMTSLVLADRLQVPELHHHPRQAMLQLESAIVELGRPLLVGSSLGGYYATHLAQRHGLKAVLINPAVNPHQLFDGFLGMQQNLYTGEQWQLTEDHIRALAELEVPAPQDPQQFQVWLQTGDETLDYRRAETFYRACALRIQAGGDHSFQGFAERLPALLGFAGFAPGLLQTIK
- a CDS encoding retropepsin-like aspartic protease family protein → MSQPAHQPQPGRRAGKVLMLVAWAAGLFLATRFFGSWEDKQQNPNAVVTSQHGDGYIEVQLAGNRQGHFVSTGQINGRTVELMIDTGATDVAIPGEMADSLGLKRGLPVTVSTANGNSQGFRTTLDRLQLGDIVLSNVRALVAPGLEGEQVLLGMSAMKQLEFTQRGGNLLLRQSTK